Proteins encoded by one window of Kribbella flavida DSM 17836:
- a CDS encoding VOC family protein has translation MAVPHGEQPPVLTIDTVVVDCADPLTLGRFWQHLLGGELRKDHHEEFFELRGGAVGLDFAQVPEAKQVKNRLHLDLRVDPAQRQQAIDHALALGATTADDLYDGDRWQVMRDPEGNEFCIVWGAA, from the coding sequence ATGGCCGTGCCCCACGGCGAGCAACCGCCCGTCCTCACGATCGACACCGTGGTCGTCGACTGCGCGGACCCGCTGACGCTCGGGCGCTTCTGGCAGCACCTGCTCGGCGGCGAGCTGCGCAAGGACCACCACGAGGAGTTCTTCGAACTGCGCGGCGGCGCCGTCGGCCTGGACTTCGCTCAGGTCCCCGAAGCCAAGCAGGTCAAGAACCGCCTGCACCTCGACCTGCGGGTCGACCCGGCACAGCGTCAGCAGGCCATCGACCACGCCCTCGCCCTCGGCGCCACCACCGCCGACGACCTGTACGACGGCGACCGTTGGCAGGTCATGCGCGACCCCGAGGGCAACGAGTTCTGCATCGTCTGGGGCGCCGCGTAG
- a CDS encoding GNAT family N-acetyltransferase: MLRTATDGDVDIIRTLRNQQPNRDVSITAHEISAAEHAAWWAKASVDPTRRVLIYERDGVVAGVVNFFDLELDAEPRTGAWGFFLDAEGLAERGETLPAWIEVMKDATAYAFDELGLDELSGEVLEHNTVVRQMNRRFRFVEGEPETRVADGREITVLPITLHKDNRRKPKGN, from the coding sequence GTGCTGCGCACGGCCACGGACGGCGACGTCGACATCATCCGGACCCTGCGCAACCAGCAGCCGAACCGCGACGTCAGCATCACCGCGCACGAGATCTCCGCCGCCGAGCACGCCGCGTGGTGGGCGAAGGCGAGCGTGGACCCGACCCGCCGGGTGCTGATCTACGAACGCGACGGCGTCGTCGCCGGCGTGGTCAACTTCTTCGACCTCGAGCTGGACGCCGAGCCGCGAACCGGCGCGTGGGGCTTCTTCCTGGACGCCGAGGGCCTGGCCGAGCGGGGCGAGACCCTGCCGGCCTGGATCGAGGTGATGAAGGACGCCACGGCGTACGCCTTCGACGAGCTCGGCCTGGACGAGCTGTCCGGCGAGGTGCTCGAGCACAACACCGTGGTCCGGCAGATGAACCGGCGGTTCCGGTTCGTCGAGGGCGAGCCGGAGACCCGGGTCGCCGACGGGCGCGAGATCACCGTGCTGCCCATCACTCTGCACAAGGACAACCGGCGCAAGCCGAAGGGAAACTGA
- a CDS encoding methyltransferase: MYLLFPGRHHVLTRFQAEYLTATAGDRTVVWAVTSANHHTTKRNPVPYHRREAAIERFSVATGLRSLVVGVTDTPPTDDFAEVTVKAIEAGTDDQVRLDPGNTVVACSTPEVAKLYERLGYQVIGVEPPDRARPWDVLLMIAAGNEQWRELAHPATVDVFDRYHLDAHVRRCVNDPVVGDDGGLTTTRDYKTYADAFETAADRKWAQIKDFVRPGRILDIGCATGATLQLVDADPRFHESDLIGVEVARHLYAECVHKKEQGLFGNPNVYFYQRNMLGSAVFPPRSIDSTLTLALTHEIWSYADGSRPATVQRFVNGLFAHTAPDGVWINSDVCGPAEPDRMVLLELDDSDGANPADVADLESLADPAAYVGGLSTRARFFQFAHDFRRNANVAFQYAEGPGGRLSLRLADAMDFLTRKDYVDNWLSETHEQFCGLNFAQWAAVAQTAGFVVDPASTAWRNDWVISNRIAPVAALTAPDGTAVAWPDTHQLLIARRPS, encoded by the coding sequence GTGTACCTGCTCTTTCCCGGCCGGCACCACGTGCTGACCCGGTTCCAGGCCGAGTACCTGACCGCGACCGCCGGCGACCGGACCGTCGTCTGGGCGGTCACCTCCGCGAACCACCACACCACCAAGCGCAACCCGGTCCCGTACCACCGGCGCGAGGCCGCGATCGAGCGGTTCAGCGTCGCCACCGGACTCCGCTCGCTGGTGGTCGGGGTGACCGACACCCCGCCGACCGACGACTTCGCCGAGGTGACGGTCAAGGCGATCGAGGCCGGCACCGACGACCAGGTCCGGCTCGACCCCGGCAACACCGTGGTGGCCTGCTCGACGCCCGAGGTGGCCAAGCTGTACGAGCGGCTCGGCTACCAGGTGATCGGCGTCGAGCCGCCGGACCGGGCACGGCCGTGGGACGTGCTGCTCATGATTGCCGCAGGCAACGAGCAGTGGCGGGAGCTGGCCCACCCGGCGACCGTCGACGTGTTCGACCGGTACCACCTGGACGCGCACGTCCGGCGCTGCGTGAACGACCCGGTGGTCGGCGACGACGGCGGGCTGACCACCACCCGCGACTACAAGACCTACGCCGACGCCTTCGAGACCGCCGCCGACCGGAAATGGGCGCAGATCAAGGACTTCGTCCGCCCCGGCCGGATCCTCGACATCGGCTGCGCGACCGGCGCGACGTTGCAGCTCGTCGACGCCGATCCCCGGTTCCACGAGTCCGACCTGATTGGGGTCGAGGTCGCCCGGCACCTGTACGCCGAGTGCGTGCACAAGAAGGAGCAAGGGCTGTTCGGCAACCCCAACGTCTACTTCTACCAGCGCAACATGCTCGGCTCGGCCGTCTTCCCGCCGCGGTCGATCGACAGCACGCTGACGCTCGCCCTCACCCACGAGATCTGGTCGTACGCCGACGGGTCGCGCCCTGCCACGGTGCAGCGGTTCGTGAACGGCCTGTTCGCCCACACCGCCCCGGACGGGGTCTGGATCAACTCCGACGTCTGCGGTCCCGCCGAGCCCGACCGGATGGTCCTGCTGGAGCTCGACGACAGCGACGGCGCGAACCCGGCCGACGTCGCCGACCTGGAGTCGCTCGCGGACCCGGCGGCGTACGTGGGCGGGCTGTCGACCCGGGCCCGCTTCTTCCAGTTCGCGCACGACTTCCGCCGCAACGCGAACGTCGCCTTCCAGTACGCCGAGGGGCCGGGCGGCAGGCTGTCGCTGCGGCTCGCGGACGCCATGGACTTCCTCACCCGCAAGGACTACGTCGACAACTGGCTCAGCGAGACGCACGAACAGTTCTGCGGCCTGAACTTCGCCCAGTGGGCGGCGGTCGCCCAGACGGCCGGCTTCGTCGTCGACCCGGCGTCCACCGCCTGGCGCAACGACTGGGTGATCAGCAACCGCATCGCCCCCGTGGCCGCGCTCACCGCCCCCGACGGCACCGCCGTTGCCTGGCCCGACACCCACCAACTTCTCATCGCCCGCCGCCCCAGCTGA
- the pseI gene encoding pseudaminic acid synthase — MSASTIYFGDVPVGPDHQPLVIAEMSGNHNGDLERAKDIVRAMAETGVQALKLQTYTADTITLDVDLPAFRLPSEHELWGGARLYDLYQEAHTPWEWHEPLFELANSLGMLAFSSPFDPTAIEFLEKLNVPAYKVASNEIGDLPLVRGMAETGKPIIISTGSATLMDIDAAVRAARSTGNEQIVVLSCTASYPAPPEQSNLRSIPVLRDALGVQIGLSDHTMGIGAAIAAVALGATVIEKHVTLSRADGGVDSAFSLEPDEVKALVEGTKIAQQALGEPVVGPKQAEQNVLRFRRSLYVTRDVKAGEKVAADNVRSVRPAGGLAPDAFASVEGREFRQDTPKGTPLTWDVL; from the coding sequence ATGAGTGCCTCCACCATCTACTTCGGCGACGTCCCGGTCGGGCCGGACCACCAGCCGCTCGTCATCGCCGAGATGTCCGGCAACCACAACGGCGACCTCGAGCGAGCCAAGGACATCGTCCGGGCGATGGCCGAGACCGGCGTGCAGGCGCTGAAGCTGCAGACCTACACCGCCGACACGATCACCCTGGACGTCGACCTGCCGGCCTTCCGGCTGCCGTCGGAGCACGAGCTGTGGGGCGGCGCCCGGCTGTACGACCTCTACCAGGAGGCGCACACGCCGTGGGAGTGGCACGAGCCGCTGTTCGAGCTGGCGAACTCGCTCGGCATGCTGGCGTTCTCGTCGCCGTTCGACCCGACCGCGATCGAGTTCCTCGAGAAGCTGAACGTCCCGGCGTACAAGGTGGCCTCGAACGAGATCGGCGACCTGCCGCTGGTCCGTGGCATGGCCGAGACCGGTAAGCCGATCATCATCTCCACCGGGTCGGCCACGCTGATGGACATCGACGCGGCGGTGCGCGCGGCCCGCTCCACCGGCAACGAGCAGATCGTCGTGCTGTCCTGCACCGCGAGCTACCCGGCGCCGCCGGAGCAGTCCAACCTGCGCTCGATCCCGGTGCTGCGCGACGCGCTCGGCGTGCAGATCGGCCTGTCCGACCACACGATGGGCATCGGCGCGGCGATCGCGGCCGTGGCGCTCGGCGCGACCGTGATCGAGAAGCACGTCACGCTGTCGCGCGCCGACGGTGGTGTCGACTCGGCGTTCTCGCTGGAGCCGGACGAGGTCAAGGCGCTGGTCGAGGGCACCAAGATCGCCCAGCAGGCGCTCGGCGAGCCGGTGGTCGGCCCGAAGCAGGCCGAGCAGAACGTGCTGCGGTTCCGCCGCTCGCTCTACGTGACCCGCGACGTCAAGGCCGGCGAGAAGGTTGCTGCCGACAACGTTCGCTCGGTTCGCCCGGCCGGCGGCCTGGCCCCCGACGCGTTCGCCTCGGTCGAGGGCCGCGAGTTCCGCCAGGACACCCCGAAGGGCACCCCACTGACCTGGGACGTGCTCTGA
- a CDS encoding glycosyltransferase family 2 protein, translated as MLVSVVVPCYRSAKTLPRLVEDLQHVLPEATTGFEIVLVVDGSPDDTWQVASQLANKFPETRALRLARNYGQHNALIAGVRSARYEVVVTMDDDLQHPADQVPVLLRALTDDIDLVYGVPVEEEHGVFRSFSSRLVKAAMASTLSVQNAKSISAFRAFRTFLRDGFDGLDGPHASVDVALSWSTTRIAQTTVRMEDRAEGKSNYTTWMLVKHALTLITGYSTEPLRLVGYLGFICAVFGVGLFGVIIYKYAVGATTVAGFTTIASMVALFSGAQMLALAVLGEYVGRLHSGSMGRPTYVIRERTDVDAHPDITTESD; from the coding sequence GTGCTCGTCTCCGTCGTCGTGCCATGTTATCGGTCCGCGAAGACCTTGCCGCGTCTGGTCGAGGACCTCCAGCACGTCCTGCCGGAGGCGACCACCGGCTTCGAGATCGTGCTGGTGGTGGACGGCAGCCCGGACGACACCTGGCAGGTCGCCAGCCAGCTGGCGAACAAGTTCCCCGAGACCCGTGCGCTGCGGCTGGCCCGCAACTACGGCCAGCACAACGCGCTGATCGCCGGCGTCCGCAGCGCCCGCTACGAGGTGGTCGTCACGATGGACGACGACCTGCAGCACCCGGCCGACCAGGTCCCGGTGCTGCTGCGCGCGCTGACCGACGACATCGACCTGGTGTACGGCGTACCGGTGGAGGAGGAGCACGGCGTCTTCCGCAGCTTCTCCTCGCGCCTGGTCAAGGCGGCGATGGCCTCCACCCTGTCGGTGCAGAACGCGAAGTCGATCAGCGCCTTCCGCGCCTTCCGGACCTTCCTGCGCGACGGCTTCGACGGCCTCGACGGCCCGCACGCCTCGGTCGACGTGGCGCTGTCGTGGTCCACCACGCGCATCGCGCAGACCACGGTGCGGATGGAGGACCGGGCCGAGGGCAAGTCGAACTACACCACCTGGATGCTGGTCAAGCACGCGCTCACGCTGATCACCGGCTACTCCACCGAGCCGCTGCGGCTGGTCGGCTACCTGGGCTTCATCTGCGCGGTGTTCGGCGTCGGCCTGTTCGGCGTGATCATCTACAAGTACGCCGTGGGCGCGACCACCGTCGCCGGCTTCACCACGATCGCCTCGATGGTGGCGCTGTTCTCGGGCGCCCAGATGCTCGCGCTGGCCGTGCTCGGCGAGTACGTCGGGCGGCTGCACTCCGGCTCGATGGGCCGGCCGACGTACGTGATCCGGGAGCGTACCGACGTGGACGCGCACCCCGACATCACCACCGAGAGCGACTGA
- a CDS encoding GtrA family protein: MLRDHRIRYLIVGAGTNILYFGLFWLGWHVLEGVLPYLVVTALANLMTALIMYPTYRGFVFSSSAGWLRGFTKFYAVYLFGLACSLVGMPLLIELLNTPVLLAQALVILLVPVASYLLHRFWTFRDVSHTPVDA, encoded by the coding sequence TTGCTGCGCGACCACCGGATCCGCTACCTGATCGTCGGTGCCGGCACGAACATCCTGTACTTCGGCCTGTTCTGGCTCGGCTGGCACGTCCTGGAGGGCGTACTGCCGTACCTGGTCGTCACCGCGCTGGCGAACCTGATGACCGCGCTGATCATGTATCCCACGTACCGCGGCTTCGTCTTCAGCTCCTCGGCCGGCTGGCTGCGTGGCTTCACCAAGTTCTACGCCGTCTACCTGTTCGGCCTCGCCTGCTCGCTGGTCGGCATGCCCCTGCTGATCGAGCTGCTCAACACCCCGGTCCTGCTCGCCCAGGCCCTGGTCATCCTGCTCGTCCCGGTGGCGTCCTACCTCCTCCACCGCTTCTGGACCTTCCGCGACGTCTCCCACACCCCCGTAGATGCGTAG
- a CDS encoding glycoside hydrolase family 10 protein, whose translation MTVRRIVGVLGVAAGLVLGVLPGTAAAVPAQPESTAKTCTADPKTPLRQFRATWVSSVVNIDWPSRSGLPAAQQQAELIGWLDDAVRQRHNAVVLQVRPTADAFWPSAVEPWSRYLTGTQGRDPGYDPLAFAVAEAHKRNLELHAWFNPYRLSMGTDLNALVPTHPARQHPDWVVTYGGKLYYNPGIPAARKLVEDAIMDAVAKYDIDGVHFDDYFYPYPVAGQVFDDAATYAQYGAGFATVADWRRHNIDLLIQELQQRIKAAKPWVKFGISPFAVWRNKGTDPQGSDTTAGVQTYDDLAADTRKWVREQWIDYIVPQVYWAGGFAPADYNKIVPWWAEQVRGTNVHLYIGQATYKVGTSTQSPDWSDPNELSDHLAFNSTIPEVQGDIYFSAKDVRADRLGATSLLNSTWYTRPALIPTMPSLDSRPPLPVHALRASRTAGGVQLQWRATSADTTSYAVYRRDLAAGDWCADKDARNLLATLRATGGKQTYVDTTAVAGRHYIYLVTALDRGWNQSVPLPAAVIR comes from the coding sequence ATGACAGTCAGGCGGATCGTGGGTGTGCTCGGGGTGGCGGCAGGCCTGGTTCTGGGCGTCCTGCCCGGTACGGCGGCCGCCGTACCGGCGCAGCCGGAGAGCACGGCCAAGACCTGTACGGCGGACCCGAAGACCCCGCTGCGGCAGTTCCGGGCCACCTGGGTCTCCTCGGTGGTGAACATCGACTGGCCGTCGCGCAGCGGGCTGCCCGCGGCCCAGCAGCAGGCCGAGCTGATCGGCTGGCTCGACGACGCGGTCCGCCAGCGGCACAACGCCGTCGTGCTCCAGGTCCGTCCGACCGCCGACGCGTTCTGGCCGTCCGCGGTCGAGCCCTGGTCGCGGTACCTGACCGGCACGCAGGGCCGTGACCCGGGCTACGACCCGCTGGCCTTCGCCGTCGCCGAGGCCCACAAGCGCAACCTGGAGCTGCACGCCTGGTTCAACCCGTACCGGCTCTCGATGGGCACCGACCTCAACGCGCTGGTCCCGACGCACCCGGCGCGGCAGCACCCGGACTGGGTCGTCACCTACGGCGGCAAGCTCTACTACAACCCCGGCATCCCGGCGGCCCGCAAGCTGGTCGAGGACGCGATCATGGACGCCGTGGCGAAGTACGACATCGACGGCGTGCACTTCGACGACTACTTCTACCCGTACCCGGTCGCCGGCCAGGTGTTCGACGACGCGGCCACCTACGCGCAGTACGGCGCCGGCTTCGCCACCGTGGCGGACTGGCGGCGTCACAACATCGACCTGCTGATCCAGGAGCTGCAGCAGCGGATCAAGGCGGCCAAGCCGTGGGTGAAGTTCGGCATCTCGCCGTTCGCGGTCTGGCGCAACAAGGGCACCGACCCGCAGGGCTCCGACACCACCGCCGGCGTCCAGACCTACGACGACCTGGCCGCGGACACCCGCAAGTGGGTCCGCGAGCAGTGGATCGACTACATCGTGCCGCAGGTCTACTGGGCCGGCGGGTTCGCGCCCGCGGACTACAACAAGATCGTGCCCTGGTGGGCGGAGCAGGTCCGCGGCACCAACGTGCACCTCTACATCGGCCAGGCCACCTACAAGGTCGGTACGTCGACGCAGTCGCCGGACTGGTCCGACCCGAACGAGCTGAGCGACCACCTGGCCTTCAACAGCACGATCCCCGAGGTGCAGGGCGACATCTACTTCTCTGCCAAGGACGTACGGGCGGACCGACTCGGCGCGACCTCGCTGCTGAACAGCACCTGGTACACGCGGCCCGCTTTGATCCCGACCATGCCGTCGCTGGACTCCAGGCCGCCGCTGCCCGTGCACGCACTGCGAGCAAGCAGGACCGCCGGCGGCGTCCAGCTGCAGTGGAGGGCGACCTCGGCCGACACCACGTCGTACGCCGTCTACCGGCGCGACCTGGCAGCTGGTGACTGGTGCGCCGACAAGGACGCACGCAACCTGCTCGCCACCCTGCGGGCAACCGGCGGGAAGCAGACCTACGTCGACACCACAGCAGTTGCGGGCCGCCACTACATCTACCTGGTCACCGCACTGGACCGCGGCTGGAACCAGAGCGTCCCGCTCCCCGCTGCAGTCATCCGCTGA